A region from the Acyrthosiphon pisum isolate AL4f chromosome A1, pea_aphid_22Mar2018_4r6ur, whole genome shotgun sequence genome encodes:
- the LOC100573892 gene encoding acetylcholinesterase-1 produces the protein MISGGLFLHGILKMAIELSRPVYYYIYDHLNYVSFNSVYGPYPFPKKLGVTHADEVTSLFYTTERGDLQGEDLSVSNLMVDIWTNFVSTDSITIDGTKKGKKWPKFNTKKYEFVLINTSIPLIKEKPYVDEYEFWNSLPLLSGLNEARAPYKTEL, from the exons atGATTTCTGGCGGTTTATTTTTACATGGTATCTTGAAAATGGCAATCGAGTTATCACGACCGGTGTACTATTACATTTACGACCATTTGAACTATGTATCGTTTAATTCGGTATATGGACCATAtccatttccaaaaaaattaggGGTAACGCACGCTGACGAAGTAACCAGTTTGTTTTATACAACTGAACGTGGCGACCTACAGGGAGAGGACCTCAGTGTATCAAATCTTATGGTGGACATATGGACAAATTTCGTATCCACCGA cTCAATCACAATTGATGGTACCAAAAAGGGAAAAAAATGGccgaaatttaatacaaaaaaatatgaatttgttttgattaataCAAGTATTCCTTTAATTAAAGAGAAGCCGTATGTTGATGAGTACGAATTTTGGAATAGTTTGCCACTGTTGTCAGGATTGAATGAAGCCCGAGCGCCATATAAAACTGaactttga